A stretch of Spirosoma oryzicola DNA encodes these proteins:
- the hisIE gene encoding bifunctional phosphoribosyl-AMP cyclohydrolase/phosphoribosyl-ATP diphosphatase HisIE, whose amino-acid sequence MNAEINFDKSPDGLIPAVIQDAETGKVLMLGYMNREAYDKTVTEQVVTFFSRSKQRLWTKGETSNNFLHVREMLVDCDGDTLLIKANPAGPVCHTGADTCFEEVNQGKGQFLNYLQGIIHDRKINPSEKSYTTTLFNRGVNKIAQKVGEEAVELVIEAKDDNDDLFKGEAADLLFHFLVLLEQKNMSLDDIVAVLQSRHQKQ is encoded by the coding sequence ATGAATGCTGAGATAAACTTTGACAAATCGCCCGACGGTCTAATCCCTGCCGTCATTCAGGATGCCGAAACCGGTAAAGTACTGATGTTGGGCTACATGAATCGTGAAGCCTACGACAAAACGGTTACTGAACAGGTTGTGACTTTTTTTAGTCGGAGCAAGCAGCGGCTGTGGACGAAGGGCGAAACCTCCAATAACTTTCTGCACGTTCGCGAAATGCTGGTTGATTGCGATGGTGACACGTTGCTCATCAAGGCCAATCCAGCCGGGCCAGTCTGCCACACAGGTGCCGACACTTGCTTTGAGGAAGTCAATCAAGGCAAAGGACAGTTTCTGAACTACCTCCAAGGCATTATTCACGACCGAAAAATTAATCCTTCCGAAAAATCATACACGACAACGCTGTTTAATCGGGGAGTTAACAAGATTGCGCAGAAAGTAGGTGAGGAGGCCGTCGAATTGGTTATTGAAGCGAAAGACGATAACGACGATCTTTTCAAAGGCGAAGCGGCTGATCTTCTCTTCCATTTTCTGGTTCTGCTCGAACAGAAAAACATGAGTTTGGACGACATCGTGGCCGTTTTACAGTCTCGTCATCAAAAACAATAG
- a CDS encoding LVIVD repeat-containing protein, whose protein sequence is MKVNPLLFLWAFPALLLTSCTDKCEETRTVKRFVPITLTLRQVREGVRVEEARTLQKPGKIYTKDGYLFINEVKEGIHLIDNRNPESPRQIAFLRIPGNGDMAVRNNILYADSYMDLVAFDISDPAQPREVSRVESVFTNGQFEGGSWVVNTQNVSLSDQRVEYVTETVKTDCDAVGQWSSCPNCVFFDGFANAGSLSSPAPNTNGTSGSMARFALYDNFLYTVSQSDLQLFDIQNAAKPAARNRINLGWGIETIFPYKDKLFIGSQTGMHIYDNANPANPTRLSTFEHARVCDPVVVNDNIAYVTLRNGTQCGGFTNQLDVIDISSLTNPRLLKSYPMQNPHGLGVDFPNLFICEGANGLKTFNAQSATDIKQLEHLTDMNAYDVIPLQKTLLMIGRDGLYQFDYTNPSQLRQLSKIAVKRPY, encoded by the coding sequence ATGAAAGTTAACCCTTTACTCTTCCTATGGGCATTCCCTGCTTTATTACTGACCAGTTGTACCGATAAATGCGAAGAAACGCGTACGGTCAAACGGTTCGTACCGATCACACTCACGCTTCGTCAGGTTCGCGAAGGCGTACGTGTTGAAGAAGCCCGCACGCTGCAAAAACCGGGTAAAATTTATACCAAAGACGGCTATCTGTTTATTAATGAAGTCAAGGAAGGTATTCACTTAATTGATAACCGCAATCCCGAATCGCCACGTCAAATAGCGTTCTTACGCATTCCGGGCAATGGTGATATGGCTGTTCGCAACAATATTCTCTACGCCGATAGCTACATGGATCTGGTCGCTTTTGACATCAGCGATCCGGCCCAACCGCGTGAAGTCAGCCGGGTCGAATCCGTGTTTACGAACGGACAATTCGAGGGTGGATCCTGGGTCGTCAATACGCAGAACGTATCCCTAAGCGATCAACGGGTTGAGTACGTAACTGAGACTGTCAAAACAGATTGCGATGCCGTAGGGCAATGGAGTAGCTGTCCTAACTGCGTTTTTTTTGACGGGTTTGCGAATGCTGGCTCGCTTAGTTCGCCGGCACCTAATACAAACGGTACGTCAGGATCGATGGCGCGCTTCGCCCTGTACGATAATTTCCTGTACACCGTAAGCCAGTCGGATCTACAACTGTTCGATATTCAGAATGCAGCCAAACCTGCGGCACGTAATCGTATTAATCTGGGCTGGGGTATAGAAACAATCTTTCCGTACAAAGACAAATTGTTTATCGGTTCGCAAACCGGGATGCATATTTACGATAACGCCAATCCCGCGAACCCTACTCGTTTGTCTACGTTCGAGCACGCTCGTGTCTGTGACCCTGTCGTGGTCAACGATAACATTGCCTACGTAACACTGCGAAACGGGACACAATGCGGAGGATTCACCAATCAGTTGGATGTGATTGACATCAGTAGCCTGACAAATCCTCGTCTGCTAAAAAGCTATCCTATGCAGAATCCGCACGGTTTGGGTGTCGATTTTCCGAATCTCTTTATTTGTGAAGGCGCAAACGGTCTGAAAACGTTCAACGCGCAATCGGCAACGGATATCAAACAGCTGGAACATCTAACGGATATGAATGCTTATGATGTAATTCCGCTTCAAAAAACCTTGTTGATGATTGGTCGCGACGGACTTTATCAGTTCGATTATACCAATCCGTCTCAGTTACGTCAGCTTAGCAAAATAGCGGTCAAACGACCTTACTAA
- a CDS encoding phage holin family protein: protein MGLIIRILISAVAVYVASLFIPGISVTGGAGTYLVIAIVLGLLNAFVKPILTVLTIPITILTLGLFLIVINVLMVYLASSLVSGFHVSGFIAAFLFSIVVSLVTSLLDAIV, encoded by the coding sequence ATGGGACTGATTATTCGTATTCTTATTAGCGCAGTAGCAGTTTACGTTGCTAGCTTGTTTATTCCAGGGATTTCTGTAACGGGAGGAGCCGGAACGTACTTGGTTATTGCCATTGTCCTGGGCTTGTTGAACGCCTTCGTTAAACCGATCCTGACAGTGTTGACAATCCCTATTACGATTCTGACGCTGGGGCTCTTTTTGATCGTCATTAACGTCCTGATGGTTTACCTGGCTTCTTCTCTAGTCAGCGGTTTTCACGTCTCCGGCTTTATTGCGGCTTTCTTGTTCAGTATTGTCGTATCGTTAGTAACGTCTTTGCTGGACGCCATCGTTTAG
- the trpA gene encoding tryptophan synthase subunit alpha: MIQELTQNRITDLFAHKSERLLNVYFTAGFPELTDTRTILRGLEAAGVDLVEIGMPYSDPVADGETIQQSNGKALDNGMSIKALFDQLAGCRSEITVPILLMGYVNPILQFGVANFCKKCQEVGVDGVILPDLPLDLYLAEYASVFREYGILNVHLITPQTSESRIRYIDEESDGFIYMVSSASITGSVQGISDPMRAYFERIQSMNLRNPRLIGFGINNHETFDTASQYANGAIVGSAFIRHLQEKGTSAESIQAFVQTIRA; encoded by the coding sequence ATGATACAGGAATTAACCCAGAACCGCATCACCGACTTGTTCGCGCACAAAAGCGAACGGCTGTTAAACGTTTATTTTACCGCTGGCTTTCCGGAGCTGACCGATACGCGAACCATTCTGCGCGGTCTGGAGGCTGCTGGTGTCGATTTGGTTGAGATCGGTATGCCTTATTCCGATCCCGTTGCCGATGGCGAAACGATTCAGCAGAGTAACGGCAAAGCCCTGGACAACGGCATGTCCATTAAAGCGCTATTCGACCAGTTGGCCGGCTGCCGCAGTGAAATCACGGTTCCTATTTTGCTGATGGGTTATGTTAATCCCATTTTGCAGTTCGGCGTAGCTAATTTTTGCAAAAAGTGCCAAGAAGTAGGCGTAGACGGAGTCATTCTCCCGGATTTGCCTCTCGATTTGTATCTGGCCGAATACGCTTCTGTTTTCCGGGAATACGGGATTCTAAACGTCCATTTGATCACTCCGCAGACTTCGGAAAGCCGGATTCGGTACATCGACGAAGAATCGGACGGATTTATTTACATGGTTTCATCGGCCAGCATAACCGGCTCGGTTCAGGGTATTAGTGATCCGATGCGCGCTTATTTTGAGCGTATTCAATCTATGAACCTTCGCAATCCGCGTCTGATTGGATTTGGCATCAACAACCACGAAACGTTCGATACGGCCAGTCAATACGCCAATGGAGCCATTGTTGGTAGCGCGTTTATCCGGCATCTGCAAGAAAAAGGAACCTCCGCCGAGAGCATTCAAGCGTTTGTGCAGACGATTCGCGCTTAG
- a CDS encoding serpin family protein, with the protein MKTNFFSTLTVVTASVLLTAISCQNSSMSPSPGETTPTGELRVSAPFANKTTQFAFDLAKQVNAKEGSAKNVFISPLSLHIALGMILNGANGTTAQEIQKALNLDAQTLAEANQTYQNLMENLPLVDPKVTLALANSVWYRNSFSVANSFQDVLKNTFKAEVFAQNFDDPATVGKINGWASEKTNGRIPKVIDQIQPDNVMFLLNALYFKGDWKSQFKTEQTIDAPFKLASGGETTVRMMRQNTIVRQAFRPTYSAFELPYGADKFAMTVLLPAETTSADALLTSFSGSDWSQLQKDMVTSSLDLGLPKFTLTYEVNLNDVLSAMGMPTAFTDRADFTKMNPTGGLTLSFVKQNTFVAVDEKGTEAAAVTTGGVSTTSIPMPKLCDRPFVFVIHEKSSGTVLFVGKIADPTKTNS; encoded by the coding sequence ATGAAAACTAACTTTTTTTCAACACTGACCGTCGTTACCGCTAGTGTTCTACTGACGGCTATTAGTTGTCAGAACAGTAGTATGTCGCCTTCACCCGGTGAAACCACGCCTACAGGTGAACTACGAGTGTCGGCTCCGTTTGCCAACAAGACTACCCAGTTTGCGTTTGATTTGGCGAAGCAGGTGAATGCAAAGGAAGGATCGGCTAAAAACGTTTTTATTTCTCCGTTGAGTCTGCATATCGCGCTCGGTATGATCTTGAACGGGGCTAATGGAACAACCGCTCAGGAGATCCAGAAAGCCTTGAATCTGGATGCTCAGACACTGGCCGAAGCGAACCAGACCTATCAGAACCTTATGGAAAACTTGCCGCTGGTGGATCCCAAAGTAACGTTGGCGCTGGCAAATTCAGTTTGGTATCGGAACAGCTTCTCGGTAGCTAACTCGTTTCAGGATGTGCTGAAAAATACGTTTAAAGCCGAAGTATTCGCCCAAAATTTCGACGATCCGGCTACGGTCGGTAAAATCAACGGCTGGGCCAGCGAGAAAACAAACGGTAGAATCCCAAAGGTTATCGATCAGATTCAGCCCGATAACGTCATGTTTCTGCTGAATGCGCTTTATTTCAAAGGTGACTGGAAAAGCCAGTTCAAGACCGAACAGACAATCGATGCGCCGTTCAAACTGGCGTCGGGTGGTGAGACAACGGTGCGTATGATGCGGCAAAATACAATTGTCCGGCAGGCGTTTCGACCTACCTATTCAGCCTTTGAGCTACCGTACGGTGCCGACAAATTTGCCATGACGGTCTTGCTCCCCGCCGAGACAACGTCTGCCGACGCACTTCTGACGAGCTTTAGCGGTTCGGATTGGAGTCAGTTGCAAAAAGACATGGTGACTAGTTCGCTTGATTTAGGACTGCCAAAATTTACCTTGACTTACGAAGTCAACTTAAATGACGTGTTGAGCGCAATGGGGATGCCTACCGCCTTCACCGACCGGGCTGACTTTACAAAAATGAATCCAACCGGTGGATTGACGCTTAGCTTCGTGAAGCAGAATACGTTTGTAGCCGTTGACGAGAAAGGCACGGAAGCTGCTGCGGTTACCACGGGCGGTGTATCAACAACGTCGATACCGATGCCGAAGCTCTGTGATCGGCCATTTGTGTTTGTTATTCACGAAAAATCGTCGGGAACCGTGTTATTTGTTGGAAAAATCGCCGATCCAACAAAAACAAATTCATGA
- a CDS encoding phosphoribosylanthranilate isomerase — MKIKVCGLRDAENLKEIAALGPDFVGFIFYDQSPRFVGDELSEEVVKALPRSIRKVGVFVNASPDFILRTVKKYDFQYVQLHGNETPEYCRSLRNRGISLIKAFRVDNSFNFSMLNNYKAHCDFFLFDAKGDQPGGNGITFDWSILSRYDNEKPFFISGGIGLDNLDQLSALKGMKLYGVDVNSQVEIAPGVKDVAKVKELINRLRPIEEEETV, encoded by the coding sequence ATGAAAATTAAAGTGTGCGGTCTGAGAGACGCTGAGAACCTGAAAGAGATTGCCGCCCTTGGTCCTGACTTTGTCGGATTTATTTTCTACGATCAATCACCCCGGTTTGTAGGCGATGAACTAAGCGAGGAAGTAGTAAAAGCACTGCCACGGTCTATTCGGAAAGTAGGTGTGTTTGTCAACGCCAGTCCCGATTTTATTCTGCGTACTGTCAAGAAGTACGATTTTCAATACGTTCAGCTTCATGGCAACGAAACACCGGAATACTGCCGGAGCCTGCGCAACCGGGGAATAAGCCTGATCAAAGCCTTTCGGGTTGACAACTCGTTCAATTTCTCGATGCTTAACAATTACAAAGCACACTGCGATTTCTTTCTGTTCGACGCTAAAGGTGATCAACCGGGTGGTAACGGCATCACCTTCGACTGGAGCATTCTGAGCCGCTACGACAACGAAAAGCCTTTCTTTATCAGCGGAGGCATTGGTCTTGATAACCTCGATCAGCTGTCAGCTTTGAAAGGAATGAAGTTGTATGGCGTCGATGTCAACAGCCAGGTGGAGATTGCGCCCGGTGTCAAAGACGTGGCAAAAGTCAAAGAGCTGATCAATCGGCTGCGCCCCATCGAAGAAGAAGAGACGGTATAA
- a CDS encoding META domain-containing protein, producing the protein MKRRQLMAFVILLMLAGCGKREHVVPPSLAKLVGTWQLIEPDSSYAVTLTFTYDNNNPPIDITPFIINGQSSVNTYTARMFATVDGTMQINEVVRTEKAGSAAAMQFEESYLANLKTVVRFESPTENRIHLFHGGAKSGVLVYKKL; encoded by the coding sequence ATGAAGCGTAGACAATTAATGGCTTTTGTGATCCTGCTCATGCTGGCAGGATGCGGTAAACGGGAACATGTTGTCCCACCAAGTTTGGCAAAATTGGTCGGTACGTGGCAGCTGATCGAACCTGACTCGTCGTATGCCGTTACTTTAACCTTTACGTACGATAACAACAATCCACCAATCGACATAACGCCGTTCATTATAAATGGTCAGTCTTCGGTCAACACATATACTGCACGCATGTTCGCCACCGTCGATGGAACTATGCAGATCAACGAAGTCGTGCGTACCGAAAAAGCAGGATCGGCCGCTGCCATGCAGTTTGAGGAAAGCTATCTCGCCAATCTGAAAACAGTAGTGCGGTTCGAATCGCCGACGGAAAACAGAATTCACCTTTTTCACGGTGGCGCCAAATCTGGCGTGCTCGTGTATAAAAAGCTATAG
- a CDS encoding gamma-glutamylcyclotransferase family protein, translated as MIDTCDFLFVYGTLRPNFDNAFAQYLRQRAQYVGEGSFPGRLFDLGSYPGAVLQHSDSTEVLGSVFDIQKNKETILTYLDYYEGVGPAFEPPTEYLRVIVPVLFNGKSIDCWAYLYNHAFDGKLLIESGDYCLYVDQAK; from the coding sequence ATGATTGATACCTGTGATTTCCTCTTTGTATACGGTACGTTGCGGCCAAACTTTGACAATGCATTTGCCCAATACCTCCGTCAGCGTGCTCAATACGTGGGCGAAGGATCGTTTCCCGGTCGGCTGTTCGATTTAGGCAGTTATCCGGGCGCTGTGCTTCAGCACAGTGATTCAACGGAAGTGCTGGGAAGTGTGTTTGATATTCAGAAAAACAAGGAAACGATTCTGACGTATTTGGATTACTACGAAGGAGTTGGACCTGCCTTTGAACCACCCACTGAATACCTTAGAGTTATTGTACCCGTTTTGTTCAACGGAAAGTCAATTGACTGTTGGGCTTATCTTTATAACCACGCGTTTGATGGTAAACTGCTTATTGAGTCGGGTGATTATTGTCTTTACGTAGATCAGGCTAAGTAA
- the trpB gene encoding tryptophan synthase subunit beta translates to MQTTLEPTTSFEVSDKGFYGHFGGAFIPEMLYPNVEELRQNYLQIIADPAFQAEFWQLLEDYVGRPTPLFLAKRLSEKLGATIYLKREDLCHTGAHKVNNTIGQILVAQRLGKKRIVAETGAGQHGVATATVCALMGLECIVYMGSIDMERQKPNVDRMRMLGATVIPARSGSQTLKDATNEAMRHWINNPVDTHYIIGSVVGPHPYPDMVARFQSVISQEVKKQLLAKTGTQNPDYVVACVGGGSNAAGAFFHYLNEPSVRLVAAEAAGQGVSSGHSAATTALGKPGVLHGSRTILMQTEDGQVVEPYSISAGLDYPGIGPLHAHLFDSGRGDFYAITDDEALQAGFQLSKLEGIIPALESAHALAALEKMNLKSDDVVVVCLSGRGDKDLATYSKHL, encoded by the coding sequence ATGCAAACCACGCTTGAACCAACTACCTCTTTTGAGGTATCCGATAAAGGCTTTTACGGTCATTTTGGTGGCGCATTCATCCCTGAAATGCTTTACCCAAATGTCGAAGAGCTGCGGCAGAACTATCTTCAGATCATTGCCGACCCTGCTTTTCAGGCCGAATTCTGGCAGTTGCTCGAAGATTATGTCGGGCGTCCAACTCCGCTCTTCTTAGCCAAACGGCTATCCGAGAAACTAGGCGCGACCATTTACCTCAAGCGGGAAGATCTTTGCCACACGGGAGCGCACAAGGTGAATAATACCATTGGGCAAATTCTGGTGGCGCAGCGGCTTGGTAAAAAGCGTATCGTCGCCGAAACCGGGGCAGGTCAGCATGGGGTTGCAACCGCTACTGTTTGCGCGCTGATGGGTCTGGAATGTATCGTCTACATGGGCAGCATCGACATGGAGCGGCAAAAGCCCAACGTTGATCGGATGCGGATGCTGGGTGCTACCGTCATACCGGCCAGATCAGGCAGCCAGACCTTAAAAGACGCCACCAACGAAGCCATGCGCCACTGGATCAATAATCCGGTAGATACCCATTACATCATCGGTTCCGTTGTTGGCCCGCACCCATACCCGGATATGGTCGCGCGGTTTCAATCGGTTATCTCGCAGGAGGTCAAGAAACAATTGCTGGCGAAAACTGGCACCCAAAACCCAGATTACGTAGTAGCCTGCGTGGGTGGCGGTAGCAATGCAGCCGGTGCCTTCTTCCATTATCTGAACGAACCATCGGTTCGGTTGGTCGCAGCCGAAGCCGCTGGCCAGGGCGTTAGCTCGGGGCATTCAGCCGCAACGACAGCACTTGGCAAACCGGGGGTCTTACACGGAAGCCGGACCATTCTGATGCAAACAGAAGACGGCCAGGTCGTTGAGCCTTATTCGATTTCAGCGGGATTGGATTATCCGGGAATTGGCCCTCTTCACGCTCATTTGTTTGATTCAGGACGCGGTGATTTTTACGCCATCACGGACGACGAAGCTTTACAGGCCGGTTTTCAACTCAGTAAACTTGAAGGCATTATTCCCGCGCTGGAATCGGCTCATGCGCTGGCCGCTCTCGAAAAAATGAACCTCAAGTCCGACGATGTCGTCGTCGTTTGTCTGTCGGGGAGAGGTGATAAAGACCTAGCAACCTACTCAAAACATTTATAG
- a CDS encoding RNA polymerase sigma factor, translating into MQDEYALVEGCRRQDRIVQRQLYERFAGKLFVVCKRYVRDPDEAEDVLQDAFVKIYKHIDSFRFECPLEAWLKRIVINTALKHLRKLKPWENTADIQDLAPVLPQPDESLPTLNYQYLLQLIQELPAGCRTVFNLYAIEGYNHPEIAEMLDIAEGTSKSQYSRARSLLQQKLQSDKRFADGLPTVDRPL; encoded by the coding sequence ATGCAGGATGAATACGCACTAGTCGAAGGATGCCGACGACAGGACCGAATTGTGCAGCGACAGCTCTATGAGCGGTTTGCCGGAAAGCTCTTTGTCGTCTGCAAACGGTACGTTCGTGATCCTGACGAAGCGGAGGATGTATTGCAGGATGCGTTTGTTAAGATTTACAAACACATTGATTCGTTCCGATTCGAATGCCCATTGGAGGCCTGGTTGAAGCGAATTGTTATCAATACAGCGCTTAAACATTTACGGAAATTAAAACCGTGGGAAAATACGGCTGACATACAGGATTTAGCTCCGGTCCTGCCCCAGCCCGACGAAAGTTTACCAACACTGAATTATCAATATCTACTACAACTAATTCAAGAACTACCGGCTGGTTGTAGAACCGTATTCAACCTGTACGCAATCGAAGGGTATAACCATCCCGAAATTGCCGAGATGCTGGACATTGCTGAAGGAACGTCGAAATCACAGTACTCCCGCGCGCGGAGCCTCTTACAACAAAAACTACAATCGGACAAGCGGTTTGCTGACGGACTTCCTACCGTAGACCGCCCTTTGTGA
- a CDS encoding RidA family protein: MTFIETPNAPKPGGHYSQAVVHGDLVFISGILPITPSGEKLTEATVLEQMQQVLKNLDAILEAAGSTREKVLKVTVFIADMEAWGPVNQLYTHFFGDHRPARSIVPVLPLHYGFGIELEAVAIV; this comes from the coding sequence ATGACTTTCATCGAGACTCCCAACGCGCCTAAACCCGGTGGACATTATTCACAGGCTGTCGTACACGGCGACCTAGTGTTTATATCGGGTATTCTGCCGATCACGCCTTCCGGCGAAAAGCTCACTGAGGCTACTGTTCTGGAACAAATGCAGCAGGTTTTAAAAAACCTAGACGCTATTCTGGAAGCGGCTGGTAGCACCCGCGAAAAAGTCCTGAAAGTAACCGTTTTTATAGCCGATATGGAGGCTTGGGGGCCCGTCAATCAACTCTACACCCACTTTTTCGGCGATCATCGCCCAGCCCGATCCATCGTGCCCGTCTTACCACTACATTACGGTTTCGGTATCGAGCTAGAGGCCGTTGCTATTGTTTAA
- the typA gene encoding translational GTPase TypA, giving the protein MQSIRNIAIIAHVDHGKTTLVDKIIHASKLFRENQEFGDLILDNNDLERERGITIVSKNVSVRYKDVKINIIDTPGHSDFGGEVERVLKMADGVCLLVDAFEGAMPQTRFVLSKALSLGLKPIVIVNKVDKENCRPEEVHEEVFDLMFNLGATEDQLDFPTVYGSSKQGWMGPDWKNPTDNITYLLDTIVSTIPAAPVNEGKPQMQITSLDYSAFVGRIAIGRVHRGTLKEGANMALVKADGSIKKVRIKELHTFEGLGKNKVTEVQCGDICAVTGLEEFEIGDTLTDAETPEALERIAVDEPTMNMLFTINNSPFFGKEGKFVTSRHLRDRLYKEIEKNLALRVEPTDSEDRFLVYGRGILHLSVLIETMRREGYELQVGQPQVLYKEDDKGQRLEPVETLVVDVPEETAGKVIELATQRKGELLIMEPKGDLQHLEFEIPSRGLIGLRSNVLTATFGEAVMSHRFKEYQPYKGPIPERINGSLISMTSGVATAYSIDKLQDRGIFFVEPGDEIYTGMVIGEHNRQNDIVVNVMTAKQLTNMRASGSDSNVKIAPKVSFSLEESMEYIQKDEYLEVTPKAMRIRKIYLDENERKRNASKFEMA; this is encoded by the coding sequence ATGCAATCAATTCGTAACATAGCAATTATCGCCCACGTTGACCACGGCAAAACGACACTGGTTGACAAAATTATTCACGCGTCTAAGCTCTTTAGAGAGAACCAGGAATTTGGTGATCTGATTCTCGACAACAACGACTTGGAGCGCGAGCGGGGTATCACGATCGTTTCCAAGAACGTATCGGTTCGGTACAAAGACGTTAAAATCAACATCATCGATACGCCGGGCCACAGTGACTTCGGCGGTGAGGTAGAGCGCGTACTGAAAATGGCCGACGGCGTTTGCTTGCTGGTCGATGCATTCGAAGGCGCCATGCCGCAAACCCGTTTCGTACTGAGCAAAGCGCTTTCGTTGGGCCTGAAGCCGATCGTAATCGTTAACAAAGTCGACAAGGAAAACTGCCGCCCCGAAGAAGTACACGAAGAGGTTTTTGACCTGATGTTCAACCTTGGCGCAACGGAAGATCAGCTCGACTTCCCAACCGTTTATGGTTCGTCGAAACAGGGCTGGATGGGTCCGGACTGGAAGAATCCAACCGACAATATCACTTACCTGCTCGACACGATCGTCAGTACGATTCCGGCGGCCCCTGTTAACGAAGGAAAGCCGCAGATGCAGATTACGTCGCTTGATTATTCGGCGTTCGTAGGTCGTATTGCGATTGGTCGTGTGCACCGGGGAACGCTGAAAGAAGGTGCCAATATGGCGCTTGTAAAAGCGGACGGTTCGATCAAAAAAGTGCGGATTAAAGAGCTGCACACGTTTGAAGGACTTGGTAAAAACAAAGTAACCGAAGTACAGTGCGGTGATATCTGCGCCGTAACGGGTCTGGAAGAATTCGAGATTGGTGATACGCTCACCGACGCTGAAACGCCAGAAGCACTGGAACGGATTGCCGTTGATGAGCCGACGATGAACATGCTGTTCACGATCAACAACTCGCCATTCTTCGGTAAGGAGGGTAAGTTCGTGACCTCGCGTCACCTGCGCGATCGGCTTTACAAAGAAATTGAAAAGAACTTGGCGCTGCGCGTAGAACCTACCGATAGCGAAGACCGCTTCCTTGTCTATGGCCGGGGTATTCTTCACTTGTCTGTACTGATCGAAACGATGCGTCGTGAAGGATACGAATTACAGGTAGGACAGCCACAGGTTCTGTACAAAGAAGACGATAAAGGACAGCGGTTAGAGCCGGTCGAAACACTCGTGGTCGACGTACCTGAAGAGACCGCCGGTAAAGTAATCGAACTGGCTACGCAACGGAAAGGGGAACTCTTGATCATGGAGCCGAAAGGTGACCTGCAACACCTCGAATTTGAAATTCCGTCGCGGGGCCTGATCGGTCTGCGTTCAAACGTGCTGACAGCAACCTTCGGTGAAGCGGTGATGTCGCACCGGTTTAAAGAGTATCAGCCTTACAAAGGACCAATCCCTGAGCGGATCAACGGCTCACTGATCTCTATGACCAGCGGGGTGGCTACGGCTTATTCGATTGATAAACTTCAGGACCGGGGTATCTTCTTTGTTGAGCCTGGCGATGAGATCTACACGGGTATGGTTATCGGTGAACATAACCGCCAAAATGATATCGTGGTGAACGTAATGACGGCCAAGCAATTGACCAACATGCGGGCATCTGGATCGGACAGCAACGTGAAAATTGCGCCGAAGGTATCGTTCTCGCTTGAAGAGTCTATGGAGTATATTCAGAAAGATGAGTATCTAGAGGTTACACCGAAAGCGATGCGCATCCGGAAAATTTATCTGGACGAAAACGAGCGGAAACGTAACGCTAGCAAATTCGAGATGGCTTAA